The genomic stretch TACTACGACCTTCCGTTGCCGACCCCGCTGTATATCTACGATCCATGACCGAAGAGCTGTGCAAAGTTTGGCCGCACAATCGTACTGTGAATATTGTCTGCCACGGCCATAGCGTGCCGGCAGGGTACTTTGCGACACCGGAAGTACGCTCGCTGGAGGCGTACCCCCATCTCTTGCGATCGGGTCTGGCGAAACGATTTCCGCATGCCGTTATCAATGTCATCGTGACGGCCATCGGAGGTGAGAATTCGGAATCCGGCGCAGAGAGGTTTCACCGCGACGTGCTGAGCCATCGTCCCGACGTGGTCACGATCGACTATGCGCTCAACGATCGCGGCATTGGTTTGGAACGGGCCAAGAAGGCGTGGCAGAGCATGATCGAGGAAGCACTGGCCGACGACGTGAAGGTGATTCTGTTGACACCGACGGCCGATCTCAATGCGAAGCTCGATGATCCTCAAGATCCTCTCGTTCTGCACGCAGCTCAAATTCACGAGTTAGCACGACAATATCGAACGGGATTGGTCGACAGCCTGGCGATGTTTCAGAAATACGGCAATTCTCGCGGCAAACTCGCGGATTTGATGTCGCAAAGCAATCACCCCAATGGCACCGGCCACAGATTGGTTGCGGCGCGTTTGCTCGAGTGGTTCCCCGTTCACGACGATGCCGCAAGGAGCAAAGAAACCGTCGAGGCGGCTAGCGCTCACTCACCGTAATGCTGTCGGCGCCACTCGGCGGAACGATGACATTCAATTCGCTTACTGCGACGCCGTCCCGCGGCCAGCTTGTTGTTCCAGCGACGGGTTCGAGGCGGACATATCTCGCCACTTGAGTGGGCCAGAATACTGTTTTCGTAGCTCCAGTAGGTTCCCAGGTGCCGGCGGCGGCTTCTTCAAATGTTTGGTTATCGTGGCTGAGAGAAACTTTCCAGGCGGTGATCGCCGTGTTCTTGGTATTTACGATCGGGGGTTTATAAGCGAGTCCGCTCACTTCTCTCGCTCTTTGCAGGTCAGCGGTGATCCACTGCGGCTCCGAGGCCATGCGGCCAAACGCCGGCATCCAGGCAGTCTCTACGCGGTCGTCGATTGCTTTCCTGGCCGTGAAGATCGAGCCGAAGTCATTTTCACTCTGCTCGCTCGCAGCGGTAAGCATCAATTCCGCATGGGGCACAAACTGGGGGGCAGATGCCGTCGGCGTGATTTCCAAGTTGTCGAATTGAGCGTTCTGCCAGGCACTCACGCGGAGCCCCACCTGACCCGTTGTGTGTGATTCATCGGGAACGCTCGCCAACCGCTCGCCATCCAAAAAGGCAGTAACTTCGTTGCCGAGGAAGTGCAAACCCAGTCGATGCCAACGGCCGATTCCGAATTCCGGCGCCTGCCCCGAAGCCAAGGTGTGCTCGGAACCTCGCTCATCCTCGCTGAATAATCGCCATGTACCAGTGTTGCTTACCTGCAAGTGATACCCGGCGGCATTGTGCTGCTGGCCCTCAACACGGCCGAGCAGTTCGACGTAGCCTGGTTGTTCAAGGAGAGCGTCAACACTCACTTCGTAATCGCCCCACCACAAGGGGTCGCCGATGATCGTGGTCGGCGGCATCTTCGCCCCGTGCCAAAGGATCGGCTCCTGCTGAATCACCTGGCGGTAGCACATTCCCGCGCGTCCGCCACCACAGGGTGAGGCTTCGAATGCTCCATGCACGTCGGCAAAATACGGCGCAAGCTTTGTCGATCTCAATTTCTCAAAATCTTCGCGATATCGTAGCGGCATGCGCTCCTCTGCGCTTGCCAGCGACTGTACGTCACTTTTGTGTTGCCCGCGCGTGGTCGACAGGGTGTAGATATGCCCGGGTTGGGTCGGCAGCCGAATAGTACCGGCGTCGGGTTGTATTGTCGCGGTCAATATGAAATCGTCGTCCAAAGAATCGGTCGACAGATCGGTCGCCCACACGCAGATATCGCCCTTCGACAGACCCTCAGCGATATGAATTTCCATTGTCTCTGGCGTCGCCAGATCGAGCGTTTCGATCACCATCGTAAAGTCATCGCCTTGCGGCGGGCGAAGAGTAACATAACTCGCACCGCCGGGTGTGTAGCCGCAGGCATCGTCGAGATAGCGCCAACCCGGCTGCACAAACTGCGTCGTATGGGCGTTAACCCACACGATGGCACCAACG from Pirellulales bacterium encodes the following:
- a CDS encoding SGNH/GDSL hydrolase family protein, coding for MTEELCKVWPHNRTVNIVCHGHSVPAGYFATPEVRSLEAYPHLLRSGLAKRFPHAVINVIVTAIGGENSESGAERFHRDVLSHRPDVVTIDYALNDRGIGLERAKKAWQSMIEEALADDVKVILLTPTADLNAKLDDPQDPLVLHAAQIHELARQYRTGLVDSLAMFQKYGNSRGKLADLMSQSNHPNGTGHRLVAARLLEWFPVHDDAARSKETVEAASAHSP